In Haloterrigena turkmenica DSM 5511, a single genomic region encodes these proteins:
- a CDS encoding E3 binding domain-containing protein has product MGYVIKMPKLGLEMERGVVLEWTVDEGETVDEGDVLVEVESEKSIGEVDARGSGALRHVYVEEGEEVPPGTPIGILAAPDADISDLRADAEAELEEEAPEIAAAAGPDADAASDAATAGDADATPEANGADGGDAAAAQPSSGGSDGASEDLKASPRARKRAEELEVDLTAVEGTGPMGSITEEDVEAAAESASEADAEAEATAAESTEGEEIKASPRARKRAEELEVDLTAVEGTGPMGSVTEDDVEAAAESAPEVETTAAAGAEAGSEATAGVEVPAAPTDAAGVRRIEPGDPLTDRYHRTTAVAAPAAANALFEATEAVRTAFEDEVTMTDLLVVLASATLTDHPVLNGTYAESTHQVRERQNVALVAGSEDGPVSVVVPDARNRSLSEVVEARRAVDGDDADAATSDERATFTVANAAETEADGRLVNPPSVATLEVDPTGQRAVSNGNDVTLEPLVVATLTYDARAIGGNEAAAFLEQLFERAERASELVLGSYRGRE; this is encoded by the coding sequence ATGGGATACGTTATCAAGATGCCAAAGCTGGGTCTCGAGATGGAACGCGGGGTCGTCCTCGAGTGGACCGTCGACGAAGGGGAGACCGTCGACGAAGGCGACGTCCTCGTCGAGGTCGAGTCGGAGAAGAGCATCGGCGAGGTCGACGCCCGCGGGTCCGGGGCGCTCCGGCACGTCTACGTCGAGGAGGGCGAGGAGGTACCGCCGGGAACGCCGATCGGCATCCTGGCGGCGCCGGACGCCGACATCTCGGACCTGCGGGCCGACGCCGAGGCCGAACTCGAGGAAGAAGCTCCCGAGATCGCCGCGGCCGCCGGTCCGGACGCCGACGCGGCGTCGGACGCGGCCACAGCGGGAGACGCGGACGCGACGCCCGAGGCGAACGGCGCCGACGGCGGCGACGCGGCCGCCGCGCAGCCCTCCAGCGGCGGGTCGGACGGGGCGTCCGAGGACCTCAAGGCGTCTCCGCGCGCGCGAAAGCGCGCCGAGGAACTCGAGGTCGATCTGACAGCGGTCGAGGGGACGGGCCCGATGGGGTCGATCACCGAAGAGGACGTCGAGGCCGCGGCGGAATCGGCTTCCGAAGCGGATGCGGAGGCGGAGGCGACCGCGGCCGAATCGACGGAGGGCGAAGAGATCAAGGCCTCGCCCCGCGCGAGGAAACGAGCGGAGGAACTCGAGGTCGATCTGACGGCGGTCGAGGGGACCGGGCCGATGGGATCGGTCACCGAGGACGACGTGGAGGCGGCGGCCGAATCGGCGCCAGAGGTGGAGACTACCGCTGCGGCCGGAGCCGAAGCCGGGAGCGAGGCAACGGCCGGCGTCGAAGTACCGGCGGCACCGACCGACGCCGCCGGCGTCCGCCGGATCGAACCCGGGGACCCGCTGACGGATCGGTACCACCGGACGACGGCCGTCGCCGCGCCGGCGGCCGCGAACGCGCTGTTCGAGGCGACCGAAGCGGTGCGGACGGCCTTCGAAGACGAGGTCACGATGACCGACCTGCTGGTCGTTCTCGCCTCGGCGACGCTCACCGACCACCCAGTGCTGAACGGAACGTACGCGGAATCGACCCATCAGGTCCGAGAGCGGCAAAATGTCGCGCTCGTCGCCGGGAGCGAGGACGGGCCGGTCTCCGTGGTCGTCCCGGACGCTCGGAACCGCTCGCTTTCGGAGGTCGTCGAGGCGCGGCGGGCGGTCGACGGCGACGACGCGGACGCCGCCACCTCCGACGAGCGGGCCACGTTCACCGTCGCGAACGCCGCCGAGACCGAGGCGGACGGGCGACTCGTCAATCCGCCGTCCGTCGCGACCCTCGAGGTCGATCCGACCGGGCAGCGAGCCGTTTCGAACGGTAACGACGTGACCCTCGAGCCGCTCGTGGTCGCGACGCTGACCTACGACGCACGCGCGATCGGCGGCAACGAGGCGGCCGCGTTCCTCGAGCAACTGTTCGAACGGGCCGAGCGAGCGTCGGAACTCGTTCTCGGGTCGTACCGCGGCCGAGAGTAG
- a CDS encoding 2-oxoacid:acceptor oxidoreductase subunit alpha — MSDELIWRIAGGSGDGIDSTSQNFAKALMRSGLDVFTHRHYPSRIRGGHTYVEIRAADREVQSRGDGYNFLLSLGDSFARNPQEEAYYGNEEIKPLSENLDELREGGIIVYDEGLISEEDVEAVNLHERAEENDWHVFPVDLRGLAKEHGREVMRNTAGVGVTAALLDMELEHIEDLMSDAMGGDILEANLEILHEAYEMTREEHDFEHDLRVPEGSHETEQALLSGSNAIAYGAIDAGCRFIAGYPMTPWTDVFTILSQNFPDMGGVSEQVEDEIAAAALAVGASHAGVKAMSGSSGGGFALMSEPLGLAEMTETPLVLVESMRAGPSTGMPTKPEQADLEHVLYTSQGDSQRVVFAPGNIEEAYEQTRLAFEIAWDYQIPAIVIYDQKLSGENTNVDVEFFDRDPQPDLGSTLTEEELREAAHDNSGKFKRFNHEDAENGVSPRSIPGQKGGRYLATGNEHSPVGHIEEDPDNRVAQMERRLEKLESIRAELDEERDSTQTYYGPEDADYGIITWGSTQGAVAEAIERLNAQGHSVKGISVSDMMPFAEKEVTEFLESVDEAMVVEMNATAQFRGLIQKELGRFGDKMTSLLKFNGNPFEPAEIVEGYEVNLADEDRQPTAQVRIEPAAGD; from the coding sequence ATGAGCGACGAACTTATCTGGCGAATCGCGGGCGGTTCCGGCGACGGAATCGACTCGACGAGCCAGAACTTTGCCAAGGCGCTAATGCGCTCGGGGCTCGACGTATTCACCCATCGTCACTATCCGTCGCGAATTCGCGGCGGCCACACCTACGTCGAGATCCGGGCCGCAGATCGGGAGGTACAGTCACGGGGAGACGGGTACAACTTCCTGCTGTCACTGGGCGACTCGTTCGCTCGGAACCCGCAGGAGGAGGCCTACTACGGCAACGAGGAGATCAAGCCCCTCTCGGAGAACCTGGACGAACTCCGCGAAGGCGGAATCATCGTCTACGACGAGGGTCTGATCAGCGAGGAGGACGTCGAGGCCGTCAACCTCCACGAGCGCGCGGAGGAGAACGACTGGCACGTCTTCCCGGTGGATCTCCGAGGGCTCGCCAAGGAGCACGGCCGCGAGGTCATGCGCAACACCGCCGGCGTGGGTGTGACGGCGGCGCTGCTCGACATGGAACTCGAGCACATCGAGGACCTGATGTCCGATGCTATGGGCGGAGACATCCTCGAGGCGAACCTCGAGATCCTCCACGAGGCCTACGAGATGACTCGGGAGGAACACGACTTCGAACACGACCTTCGCGTGCCCGAGGGCTCTCACGAGACCGAGCAGGCGCTGCTGTCGGGCTCGAACGCGATCGCCTACGGCGCGATCGACGCGGGCTGTCGGTTCATCGCCGGCTACCCGATGACGCCGTGGACGGACGTGTTCACCATCCTCAGCCAGAACTTCCCCGATATGGGCGGAGTCTCTGAACAGGTCGAGGACGAGATCGCCGCGGCCGCGCTCGCGGTCGGTGCGAGCCACGCCGGCGTCAAGGCCATGTCCGGGTCGTCCGGGGGTGGCTTCGCGCTGATGAGCGAACCGCTCGGCCTCGCGGAGATGACCGAGACGCCGCTGGTCCTCGTCGAGTCGATGCGTGCCGGTCCCTCGACCGGGATGCCGACCAAGCCCGAACAGGCCGACTTGGAGCACGTCCTCTACACGAGCCAGGGTGACTCCCAGCGCGTCGTCTTCGCGCCCGGGAACATCGAAGAGGCCTACGAGCAGACGCGACTGGCCTTCGAGATCGCCTGGGACTACCAGATCCCGGCGATCGTCATCTACGACCAGAAGCTCTCCGGTGAGAACACCAACGTCGACGTCGAGTTCTTCGACCGCGATCCGCAGCCGGATCTCGGCTCGACGCTGACCGAGGAGGAACTCCGGGAGGCCGCACACGACAACTCCGGGAAGTTCAAGCGATTCAACCACGAGGACGCCGAAAACGGCGTCTCACCGCGCTCGATCCCCGGCCAGAAGGGCGGACGCTACCTCGCGACCGGGAACGAGCACAGTCCCGTCGGGCACATCGAGGAGGACCCCGACAACCGCGTCGCCCAGATGGAGCGTCGCCTCGAGAAACTCGAGTCGATCCGCGCGGAGCTCGACGAGGAACGGGACTCGACCCAGACCTACTACGGTCCGGAAGACGCCGACTACGGCATCATCACCTGGGGCTCCACCCAGGGTGCCGTCGCGGAGGCCATCGAGCGCCTGAATGCGCAAGGTCACTCGGTAAAAGGAATCAGCGTCTCCGACATGATGCCCTTCGCCGAGAAGGAAGTGACGGAGTTCCTCGAGAGCGTCGACGAGGCGATGGTCGTCGAGATGAACGCCACCGCGCAGTTCCGCGGTCTGATCCAAAAGGAACTGGGCCGCTTCGGCGACAAGATGACCAGCCTGCTGAAGTTCAACGGCAACCCCTTCGAACCCGCCGAGATCGTCGAGGGCTACGAGGTCAACCTCGCCGACGAGGACCGTCAGCCAACCGCACAGGTACGAATCGAACCCGCTGCAGGTGACTAA
- a CDS encoding alpha/beta hydrolase, whose amino-acid sequence MSVLLDSQVEAFLHDLSDRGLPPLYRLSLEAARETYRELTVPDEPVDAVGSVTDRTVPGPAGEIPIRIYAPSGDGPFPPLLFYHGGGWILGDLETHDALCRALTDATDCVVVAVDYRLAPEHRFPAALEDCYAATRWVANNAAAIGATTDALATCGESAGGTLAAGVALLARDRDGPTIDHQTLLYPPTNYAFDTDSYEENAQGYFLTREDMKRFWQGYLRSELDGRHPYASPIRATLEGMPPSLVVTAGFDPVRDDGRAFVDRLEDAGVPARHLEYDEMIHGFLPMLDDPELDRAREAIDEVGAAVGGAVR is encoded by the coding sequence ATGTCAGTATTGCTCGATTCCCAGGTCGAAGCGTTTCTCCACGACCTGTCGGACCGGGGGCTCCCGCCGCTCTATCGCCTCTCGCTCGAGGCGGCCCGGGAGACGTACCGCGAACTCACCGTTCCCGACGAGCCGGTCGACGCAGTCGGCTCCGTGACGGACCGGACGGTGCCCGGTCCGGCCGGCGAGATCCCGATCCGGATCTACGCGCCGTCGGGCGACGGACCGTTTCCGCCGCTGTTGTTCTACCACGGCGGCGGCTGGATCCTCGGCGATCTCGAGACCCACGACGCGCTCTGTCGGGCGCTCACCGACGCGACGGACTGCGTCGTGGTCGCCGTCGACTACCGGCTCGCGCCCGAACACCGGTTCCCGGCGGCGCTGGAGGACTGTTACGCCGCGACGCGATGGGTCGCGAATAACGCGGCGGCGATCGGCGCCACGACGGACGCGCTCGCCACCTGCGGGGAGAGCGCCGGCGGCACGCTCGCCGCGGGTGTGGCGCTGCTCGCCCGCGATCGGGACGGGCCGACGATCGACCACCAGACGCTGCTCTATCCGCCGACGAACTACGCGTTCGACACGGACTCCTACGAGGAGAACGCGCAGGGCTACTTCCTCACCCGCGAGGATATGAAGCGGTTCTGGCAGGGGTATCTCCGGAGCGAACTGGACGGGCGCCACCCCTACGCGTCACCGATTCGGGCGACCCTCGAGGGGATGCCGCCGTCGCTCGTCGTGACGGCCGGCTTCGATCCGGTTCGGGACGACGGACGTGCGTTCGTCGATCGACTTGAGGACGCCGGTGTTCCCGCTCGGCACCTCGAGTACGACGAGATGATCCACGGATTCCTGCCGATGCTCGACGATCCGGAACTCGATCGTGCACGAGAGGCGATCGATGAGGTCGGAGCGGCGGTCGGGGGCGCGGTCCGCTGA
- a CDS encoding thiamine pyrophosphate-dependent enzyme translates to MSAFNAIGEEREIDRDEYTPGVEPQPTWCPGCGDFGVLKSLKQALPEVGKTPEEVLTVTGIGCSGKLNSYLDTYGFHTIHGRSLPVARAAKLANPELEVIAAGGDGDGYGIGGNHFIHTARENHDITYIVFNNEIFGLTKGQTSPTSPKGHKSKTQPSGSAKTPLRPLSLSLTAGASYVARTAAVNPNQAKEIIAEAIEHDGFAHVDFLTQCPTWNKDARQYVPYIDVQESDDYDFDIHDRAEAAEMMRETEDVLNEGTVLTGRYYVEDDRPSYSQEKHAVGEMPDQPLAERYFDDDAEWERSYDLLERHT, encoded by the coding sequence ATGAGTGCATTCAACGCGATCGGTGAGGAACGCGAGATCGACCGGGACGAGTACACCCCCGGTGTCGAACCGCAGCCGACCTGGTGTCCGGGCTGTGGCGACTTCGGCGTCCTGAAGTCGCTGAAACAGGCGCTTCCCGAAGTCGGGAAGACCCCCGAAGAGGTGCTGACCGTCACCGGGATCGGCTGTTCGGGCAAGCTGAACAGCTACCTGGACACGTACGGTTTCCACACGATTCACGGCCGCTCGCTGCCCGTCGCACGGGCCGCGAAGCTCGCCAACCCCGAACTCGAGGTCATCGCCGCGGGCGGTGACGGCGACGGGTACGGGATCGGTGGCAACCACTTCATCCACACGGCCCGCGAGAACCACGACATCACGTACATCGTGTTCAACAACGAGATCTTCGGGCTGACGAAGGGCCAGACCTCGCCCACGAGCCCGAAGGGTCACAAGTCCAAGACCCAGCCCTCGGGCAGCGCGAAGACGCCGCTGCGGCCCCTGTCGCTGTCGCTGACCGCCGGCGCGAGCTACGTCGCCCGCACCGCCGCGGTCAACCCGAACCAGGCCAAGGAGATCATCGCGGAGGCCATCGAACACGACGGCTTCGCCCACGTCGACTTCCTGACCCAGTGTCCGACCTGGAACAAGGACGCCCGCCAGTACGTCCCCTACATCGACGTCCAGGAGTCCGACGACTACGACTTCGACATCCACGACCGCGCGGAGGCCGCCGAGATGATGCGCGAGACCGAGGACGTCCTCAACGAGGGCACCGTCCTGACGGGACGGTACTACGTCGAGGACGACCGTCCCTCCTACTCTCAGGAGAAACACGCCGTCGGCGAGATGCCCGACCAGCCGCTGGCCGAGCGCTACTTCGATGACGACGCCGAGTGGGAGCGCAGTTACGACCTGCTCGAGCGCCACACGTAA
- a CDS encoding NAD(+)/NADH kinase: MTRVGLIANPAAGRDIRRLTGGASVVDNYAKRRVAECVLEGLAVVAEPPDVAVMPDRSGIADHAVSEAPDDLAVERVEMTVEESAADTRRAAARFRESADAVVVLGGDGTTRDVALEIGDVPLVSVSTGTNNVVPTPVDGTVAGAAAAAVATGAADADAVTDRHGRIDVRADDVNGEKRLTGLAAVEITDRSFVGTRAVIDPSELIGGVVSRAHPSDIGLGSVAGCLEPLAPDAPGGVALRLDDPEVTARSVSAIVAPGMTATIGVAERDRLEWDEPATFDVSDVVVGADGERELEVVDATVEMTPTADGPRLVDADAALGAAVEAGALVRDGPLLEER, translated from the coding sequence GTGACCCGCGTCGGACTCATCGCGAACCCGGCTGCCGGTCGCGACATCCGGCGGCTCACCGGCGGCGCGAGCGTCGTCGACAACTACGCCAAGCGCCGCGTCGCCGAGTGCGTCCTCGAGGGGCTGGCCGTCGTCGCCGAGCCGCCTGACGTCGCGGTCATGCCCGACCGGAGCGGGATCGCCGACCACGCCGTTTCCGAGGCGCCCGACGACCTCGCGGTCGAACGCGTGGAGATGACGGTCGAGGAGTCGGCCGCGGACACGCGACGGGCGGCCGCGCGCTTCCGCGAGAGCGCCGATGCCGTCGTCGTCCTCGGCGGCGACGGCACCACCCGCGACGTCGCGCTCGAGATCGGCGACGTTCCGCTGGTTTCCGTCTCGACGGGGACGAACAACGTCGTGCCGACGCCGGTCGACGGCACCGTCGCTGGGGCGGCCGCGGCCGCGGTCGCGACCGGCGCCGCGGACGCCGACGCGGTAACCGATCGGCACGGGCGGATCGACGTTCGAGCGGACGACGTCAACGGCGAGAAGCGACTCACCGGACTGGCGGCGGTCGAGATCACGGACCGATCGTTCGTCGGCACGCGGGCCGTCATCGATCCGTCGGAACTGATCGGCGGCGTCGTCTCGCGGGCGCACCCGAGCGATATCGGCCTCGGGAGCGTCGCCGGCTGCCTCGAGCCGCTGGCGCCCGACGCGCCGGGCGGCGTCGCACTTCGCCTCGACGATCCCGAGGTGACGGCACGATCGGTCTCGGCGATCGTCGCGCCCGGGATGACGGCGACGATCGGAGTCGCCGAGCGCGACCGGCTGGAGTGGGACGAGCCGGCGACCTTCGACGTGTCGGACGTCGTCGTCGGCGCGGACGGCGAGCGCGAACTCGAGGTCGTGGACGCGACGGTCGAGATGACGCCGACCGCCGACGGGCCGCGACTCGTGGACGCCGACGCCGCGCTCGGCGCCGCCGTCGAGGCGGGCGCGCTGGTCCGCGACGGCCCGCTGCTCGAGGAGCGGTAG
- a CDS encoding LolA family protein → MRLTRRGVVALGAGVLPAATAGCLRPSGADATTAAEIERELSDLDRPETMVGTVETTFDRDGTTSVIVDEITARASGETYVEGTSDDATFRNVDDGERAWFHDLERNRIAVLDSEMSGESHIEYIYGETTTYFDQLESQVREETTLDGRDVYLVRFDPPPDETVERSIGVLVGNTEFVIPLETEERETTELQETVERIDVWFDRETLFPVKQVVETDAVDYDAIYTSLSLNEPVADDLFALDPPDDALVEEHVFPYLDRYDTLADAEADAGVTMAEPTRLPERFARATAAVADYPYADDLREVSVRYAGDESVGESIRVGACNGPRPFDVAGEAVTVDGASGTVAESDLGTTVEWPCGERTYFVFTTASVERETALSVAESIDDDCE, encoded by the coding sequence CGGGGGGTCGTCGCGCTCGGTGCCGGTGTGTTACCGGCCGCGACGGCGGGCTGTCTCCGCCCGAGCGGCGCCGACGCGACGACGGCCGCGGAGATCGAACGCGAACTGAGCGACCTCGACCGACCGGAAACGATGGTCGGGACCGTCGAGACGACGTTCGACCGCGACGGGACGACGAGCGTCATCGTGGACGAGATCACGGCGCGCGCCAGCGGCGAAACGTACGTCGAAGGGACCAGCGACGACGCCACCTTTCGGAACGTCGACGACGGGGAACGGGCCTGGTTTCACGACCTTGAGCGAAACCGCATCGCGGTGCTGGACTCCGAGATGAGCGGCGAGAGCCACATCGAGTACATCTACGGCGAGACGACGACGTACTTCGACCAACTCGAGTCGCAGGTGCGCGAGGAGACGACGCTCGACGGTCGAGACGTCTACCTGGTCCGGTTCGACCCGCCGCCGGACGAGACCGTCGAGCGCTCGATCGGCGTCCTCGTCGGCAACACGGAGTTCGTGATCCCGCTCGAGACGGAAGAGCGAGAGACGACCGAACTGCAGGAGACCGTCGAGCGGATCGACGTCTGGTTCGACCGGGAGACGCTGTTCCCGGTCAAACAGGTCGTCGAAACTGACGCCGTCGATTACGACGCGATCTACACGTCGCTCTCGCTGAACGAACCGGTCGCGGACGATCTGTTCGCGCTCGACCCACCTGACGACGCCCTCGTCGAGGAACACGTCTTCCCCTACCTCGACCGGTACGACACGCTCGCGGACGCGGAGGCCGACGCAGGAGTTACGATGGCGGAACCGACTCGCCTACCGGAGCGCTTCGCTCGCGCGACGGCCGCCGTCGCAGACTACCCGTACGCGGACGACCTGCGGGAGGTCTCGGTCAGGTACGCCGGCGACGAGAGCGTCGGCGAGTCGATCCGGGTCGGCGCCTGCAACGGCCCCCGGCCGTTCGACGTCGCCGGCGAGGCGGTCACCGTCGACGGCGCGTCCGGGACCGTCGCCGAGAGCGATCTCGGGACGACCGTCGAGTGGCCCTGCGGCGAGCGGACGTACTTCGTCTTCACGACCGCGTCGGTCGAGCGCGAGACGGCGCTGTCGGTCGCCGAGTCGATCGACGACGACTGCGAATAG